Proteins found in one Glycine soja cultivar W05 unplaced genomic scaffold, ASM419377v2 tig00016005_1_pilon, whole genome shotgun sequence genomic segment:
- the LOC114404270 gene encoding F-box/FBD/LRR-repeat protein At1g78750-like, with product MLKMTTDKRQQKRSRSDREEERDRLSELPDCVVLHIMEFMDTKYAVQTCVLSKRWKDLWKRLTYLGFNTTLFKNVVKFNKFVSRVLSGRDGSVSLLNLEFTCRGMAEPKLFNRLMKYAVLHNVQQFTVSLNLSFRQSFEFRPYIFSCESLTFLKLSFNSFDTSIVALPGSLNMPALKSLQLEAVSFTARDNDYAEPFSTCNVLNTLILDGCSLHKDAKFLSISNSSLSSLTISGSFEGGAYKIALSTPNLSSLTVTGHNNHTISSACNLSFLEEVTIDTLGYTLFPNTDLLIISWLQVLTNVKILRLYSGTLLTILRDISNPVSVSTQPPCFVQLKSLILANQPSADISFEQLKRAVEYLLQNSPQRRID from the exons ATGTTGAAGATGACGACAGATAAGAGACAACAGAAGCGAAGCAGAAGTGACAGAGAAGAGGAAAGGGACAGGCTGAGTGAGTTGCCTGACTGTGTTGTGCTCCACATAATGGAATTTATGGACACAAAATATGCTGTACAAACTTGTGTCTTGTCTAAAAGATGGAAGGACCTTTGGAAGCGTCTAACTTATCTTGGATTCAATACAACCCTCTTTAAAAATGTTgtcaaattcaacaaatttgTGTCTCGCGTTCTGTCTGGCCGAGATGGTTCAGTTTCCCTGCTCAATCTTGAATTCACGTGTCGCGGTATGGCAGAGCCCAAGCTCTTCAATAGGCTGATGAAATATGCTGTGCTGCACAATGTTCAGCAGTTTACAGTATCTCTAAATTTAAGCTTCAGACAGAGTTTCGAGTTTCGCCCCTACATCTTTTCCTGTGAGTCCTTGACATTTCTGAAGCTTTCATTTAATTCTTTTGACACCTCGATTGTAGCACTTCCAGGATCTCTGAACATGCCAGCATTAAAAAGCTTGCAACTTGAGGCTGTCTCTTTTACTGCAAGGGACAATGACTATGCTGAGCCGTTTTCTACCTGTAATGTGCTGAATACTTTGATACTTGATGGTTGTTCGTTGCATAAAGATGCAAAATTCCTCTCTATATCAAATTCTAGCCTCTCTAGTTTGACCATAAGTGGTAGCTTTGAAGGAGGAGCTTACAAAATTGCGCTTTCTACTCCAAACCTTAGTTCTCTCACAGTCACGGGTCATAATAATCACACAATCTCCTCCGCATGCAATCTTTCTTTCCTTGAAGAAGTAACCATTGACACCCTTGGTTATACACTTTTTCCGAATACAGACTTACTCATCATAAGCTGGCTGCAAGTTCTCACCAATGTAAAGATACTGAGGCTCTATTCGGGTACCCTTCTGACAATACTACGG GATATATCAAATCCTGTTTCGGTGAGTACTCAGCCTCCCTGCTTTGTTCAATTGAAGTCATTGATTTTGGCGAACCAACCATCTGCAGATATATCTTTTGAGCAACTAAAGAGAGCAGTGGAGTACCTACTTCAAAACTCTCCACAACGTAGAATTGATTAA